The following proteins are co-located in the Penaeus vannamei isolate JL-2024 chromosome 34, ASM4276789v1, whole genome shotgun sequence genome:
- the LOC113813498 gene encoding uncharacterized protein isoform X2 produces the protein MTAVPVVEGMMRLCCLGRRPGGRRALVGLITGAALSLLALALTPHPAPFSPRAPPHVLRRIHQEEDDYTAPKPLAAGPSAGGGASRGELPPEETPRGAPAETPAAAAAAPGAFNLPVLEHPEAGRDAKDTGVGHVQEVVRPGGEHRQRAPAGGGSSAQDPVARFAQDAMDVPRTKEKAAEHVMKAQETALTALQHGYKLTAGQKKLIDRMSPKEKKEMEQRVTKLRAMQEKAYIEQLRAKNQVVARPGGGEELVSTPQKTVRFPISLKKTMPTAWLPQYKIFHNLTHYPWANHRACANYSNSFRPPESLPTRALASFPSSGNTWIRYLIEGATGIFTGSLYDDSSLIRKGMYGEGVMYNSGMTILQKSHGYTTGDAMKLPHEQRINQNHMDELSHQGVLIIRNPFKALISHRHLDVGGHTGYAPKAHFVGKGWAEFVSLKIQLWRDFYMDWLTHSKPEDIHIIHYEHLKQNPVEEMRKVIQYLKLVENSDRLYCLGQHTDGLFKRKPSKNVPLDLNPYTRELKDLIYEAIDELNNILQEKGKEQLPLDVYELYDRHEAEVARYLRAHSKNS, from the exons GCATGATGCGGCTGTGCTGCCTTGGTCGACGCCCCGGGGGCCGGCGCGCCCTGGTGGGTCTCATCACGGGGGCGGCGCTGTCCCTCCTGGCGCTGGCCCTCACGCCGCACCCCGCCCCCTTCTCACCCCGCGCCCCCCCGCACGTCCTTCGCAGGATCCACCAAGAGGAGGACGACTACACGGCCCCGAAGCCCCTGGCGGCGGGGCCCTCGGCGGGCGGGGGGGCCTCCCGGGGGGAGCTGCCCCCCGAGGAGACTCCGAGGGGCGCCCCCGCGGAGAcccctgcggcggcggcggcggccccgGGGGCGTTCAACCTGCCCGTGCTGGAGCATCCGGAGGCGGGCAGAGACGCTAAG GACACCGGCGTAGGACACGTGCAGGAGGTGGTGAGGCCCGGGGGGGAGCACCGCCAGAGAGCTCCTGCAGGAGGGGGCTCCAGCGCGCAGGATCCCGTGGCACGATTTGCGCAG GATGCCATGGATGTGCCCCGTACCAAGGAGAAGGCAGCAGAGCACGTCATGAAGGCACAGGAAACTGCCCTGACAGCCCTGCAACATGGCTACAAGTTAACGGCAGGGCAAAAGAAGCTCATAGATCGCATGTcaccgaaggagaagaaggaaatggaacagCGAGTCACGAAA CTACGAGCTATGCAAGAGAAGGCTTACATCGAACAGTTACGAGCGAAGAACCAGGTGGTGGCACGACCCGGTGGAGGCGAGGAGCTGGTCTCCACCCCCCAGAAGACTGTCCGATTCCCTATTTCGCTGAAGAAGACAATGCCAACAGCTTGGCTTCCGCAGTATAAAATTTTCCATAACTT GACCCACTACCCATGGGCAAACCACAGGGCCTGTGCCAACTACAGCAACTCCTTCAGACCACCAGAGTCCTTACCTACCAGAGCTCTTGCCTCTTTCCCATCTTCTGGCAATACGTGGATTAG GTATTTGATTGAGGGAGCAACAGGCATCTTTACCGGATCCCTTTATGATGACAGCTCACTGATAAGAAAAG GAATGTATGGTGAAGGTGTTATGTACAACTCCGGCATGACAATTCTGCAAAAAAGCCATGGATACACAACAGGAGATGCTATGAAACTACCACATGAGCAGAGG ATAAACCAGAATCACATGGATGAGTTGAGTCATCAGGGTGTGTTGATCATCCGCAATCCATTCAAAGCTCTCATATCCCACCGGCACTTGGATGTTGGTGGCCACACGGGTTATGCTCCCAAGGCACACTTTGTAGGAAAAG gcTGGGCAGAGTTTGTTTCCTTGAAGATTCAGTTGTGGAGAGACTTCTATATGGACTGGCTGACGCATAGCAAACCAGAGGATATTCACATAATACATTACGAGCACCTCAAGCAGAACCCagtagaagaaatgagaaaagtaatACAGTACTTAAAACTTGTCGAGAACTCAGATCGTCTCTATTGTCTTGGTCAGCACACTGATGGCCTTTTTAAGAGGAAGCCATCCAAAAATGTGCCTCTAGACCTTAACCCATATACTCGTGAACTGAAAGATCTCATCTATGAAGCCATCGATGAACTTAATAATATCCTTCAAGAAAAGGGCAAAGAACAACTACCCCTTGATGTCTATGAACTTTATGATCGCCATGAGGCAGAAGTTGCGAGGTACCTTAGAGCACATTCAAAGAATAGCTAA
- the LOC113813498 gene encoding uncharacterized protein isoform X1, translated as MTAVPVVEGQCRGDRARVGSSSGESGGMMRLCCLGRRPGGRRALVGLITGAALSLLALALTPHPAPFSPRAPPHVLRRIHQEEDDYTAPKPLAAGPSAGGGASRGELPPEETPRGAPAETPAAAAAAPGAFNLPVLEHPEAGRDAKDTGVGHVQEVVRPGGEHRQRAPAGGGSSAQDPVARFAQDAMDVPRTKEKAAEHVMKAQETALTALQHGYKLTAGQKKLIDRMSPKEKKEMEQRVTKLRAMQEKAYIEQLRAKNQVVARPGGGEELVSTPQKTVRFPISLKKTMPTAWLPQYKIFHNLTHYPWANHRACANYSNSFRPPESLPTRALASFPSSGNTWIRYLIEGATGIFTGSLYDDSSLIRKGMYGEGVMYNSGMTILQKSHGYTTGDAMKLPHEQRINQNHMDELSHQGVLIIRNPFKALISHRHLDVGGHTGYAPKAHFVGKGWAEFVSLKIQLWRDFYMDWLTHSKPEDIHIIHYEHLKQNPVEEMRKVIQYLKLVENSDRLYCLGQHTDGLFKRKPSKNVPLDLNPYTRELKDLIYEAIDELNNILQEKGKEQLPLDVYELYDRHEAEVARYLRAHSKNS; from the exons GCATGATGCGGCTGTGCTGCCTTGGTCGACGCCCCGGGGGCCGGCGCGCCCTGGTGGGTCTCATCACGGGGGCGGCGCTGTCCCTCCTGGCGCTGGCCCTCACGCCGCACCCCGCCCCCTTCTCACCCCGCGCCCCCCCGCACGTCCTTCGCAGGATCCACCAAGAGGAGGACGACTACACGGCCCCGAAGCCCCTGGCGGCGGGGCCCTCGGCGGGCGGGGGGGCCTCCCGGGGGGAGCTGCCCCCCGAGGAGACTCCGAGGGGCGCCCCCGCGGAGAcccctgcggcggcggcggcggccccgGGGGCGTTCAACCTGCCCGTGCTGGAGCATCCGGAGGCGGGCAGAGACGCTAAG GACACCGGCGTAGGACACGTGCAGGAGGTGGTGAGGCCCGGGGGGGAGCACCGCCAGAGAGCTCCTGCAGGAGGGGGCTCCAGCGCGCAGGATCCCGTGGCACGATTTGCGCAG GATGCCATGGATGTGCCCCGTACCAAGGAGAAGGCAGCAGAGCACGTCATGAAGGCACAGGAAACTGCCCTGACAGCCCTGCAACATGGCTACAAGTTAACGGCAGGGCAAAAGAAGCTCATAGATCGCATGTcaccgaaggagaagaaggaaatggaacagCGAGTCACGAAA CTACGAGCTATGCAAGAGAAGGCTTACATCGAACAGTTACGAGCGAAGAACCAGGTGGTGGCACGACCCGGTGGAGGCGAGGAGCTGGTCTCCACCCCCCAGAAGACTGTCCGATTCCCTATTTCGCTGAAGAAGACAATGCCAACAGCTTGGCTTCCGCAGTATAAAATTTTCCATAACTT GACCCACTACCCATGGGCAAACCACAGGGCCTGTGCCAACTACAGCAACTCCTTCAGACCACCAGAGTCCTTACCTACCAGAGCTCTTGCCTCTTTCCCATCTTCTGGCAATACGTGGATTAG GTATTTGATTGAGGGAGCAACAGGCATCTTTACCGGATCCCTTTATGATGACAGCTCACTGATAAGAAAAG GAATGTATGGTGAAGGTGTTATGTACAACTCCGGCATGACAATTCTGCAAAAAAGCCATGGATACACAACAGGAGATGCTATGAAACTACCACATGAGCAGAGG ATAAACCAGAATCACATGGATGAGTTGAGTCATCAGGGTGTGTTGATCATCCGCAATCCATTCAAAGCTCTCATATCCCACCGGCACTTGGATGTTGGTGGCCACACGGGTTATGCTCCCAAGGCACACTTTGTAGGAAAAG gcTGGGCAGAGTTTGTTTCCTTGAAGATTCAGTTGTGGAGAGACTTCTATATGGACTGGCTGACGCATAGCAAACCAGAGGATATTCACATAATACATTACGAGCACCTCAAGCAGAACCCagtagaagaaatgagaaaagtaatACAGTACTTAAAACTTGTCGAGAACTCAGATCGTCTCTATTGTCTTGGTCAGCACACTGATGGCCTTTTTAAGAGGAAGCCATCCAAAAATGTGCCTCTAGACCTTAACCCATATACTCGTGAACTGAAAGATCTCATCTATGAAGCCATCGATGAACTTAATAATATCCTTCAAGAAAAGGGCAAAGAACAACTACCCCTTGATGTCTATGAACTTTATGATCGCCATGAGGCAGAAGTTGCGAGGTACCTTAGAGCACATTCAAAGAATAGCTAA
- the LOC113813498 gene encoding uncharacterized protein isoform X3 yields the protein MMRLCCLGRRPGGRRALVGLITGAALSLLALALTPHPAPFSPRAPPHVLRRIHQEEDDYTAPKPLAAGPSAGGGASRGELPPEETPRGAPAETPAAAAAAPGAFNLPVLEHPEAGRDAKDTGVGHVQEVVRPGGEHRQRAPAGGGSSAQDPVARFAQDAMDVPRTKEKAAEHVMKAQETALTALQHGYKLTAGQKKLIDRMSPKEKKEMEQRVTKLRAMQEKAYIEQLRAKNQVVARPGGGEELVSTPQKTVRFPISLKKTMPTAWLPQYKIFHNLTHYPWANHRACANYSNSFRPPESLPTRALASFPSSGNTWIRYLIEGATGIFTGSLYDDSSLIRKGMYGEGVMYNSGMTILQKSHGYTTGDAMKLPHEQRINQNHMDELSHQGVLIIRNPFKALISHRHLDVGGHTGYAPKAHFVGKGWAEFVSLKIQLWRDFYMDWLTHSKPEDIHIIHYEHLKQNPVEEMRKVIQYLKLVENSDRLYCLGQHTDGLFKRKPSKNVPLDLNPYTRELKDLIYEAIDELNNILQEKGKEQLPLDVYELYDRHEAEVARYLRAHSKNS from the exons ATGATGCGGCTGTGCTGCCTTGGTCGACGCCCCGGGGGCCGGCGCGCCCTGGTGGGTCTCATCACGGGGGCGGCGCTGTCCCTCCTGGCGCTGGCCCTCACGCCGCACCCCGCCCCCTTCTCACCCCGCGCCCCCCCGCACGTCCTTCGCAGGATCCACCAAGAGGAGGACGACTACACGGCCCCGAAGCCCCTGGCGGCGGGGCCCTCGGCGGGCGGGGGGGCCTCCCGGGGGGAGCTGCCCCCCGAGGAGACTCCGAGGGGCGCCCCCGCGGAGAcccctgcggcggcggcggcggccccgGGGGCGTTCAACCTGCCCGTGCTGGAGCATCCGGAGGCGGGCAGAGACGCTAAG GACACCGGCGTAGGACACGTGCAGGAGGTGGTGAGGCCCGGGGGGGAGCACCGCCAGAGAGCTCCTGCAGGAGGGGGCTCCAGCGCGCAGGATCCCGTGGCACGATTTGCGCAG GATGCCATGGATGTGCCCCGTACCAAGGAGAAGGCAGCAGAGCACGTCATGAAGGCACAGGAAACTGCCCTGACAGCCCTGCAACATGGCTACAAGTTAACGGCAGGGCAAAAGAAGCTCATAGATCGCATGTcaccgaaggagaagaaggaaatggaacagCGAGTCACGAAA CTACGAGCTATGCAAGAGAAGGCTTACATCGAACAGTTACGAGCGAAGAACCAGGTGGTGGCACGACCCGGTGGAGGCGAGGAGCTGGTCTCCACCCCCCAGAAGACTGTCCGATTCCCTATTTCGCTGAAGAAGACAATGCCAACAGCTTGGCTTCCGCAGTATAAAATTTTCCATAACTT GACCCACTACCCATGGGCAAACCACAGGGCCTGTGCCAACTACAGCAACTCCTTCAGACCACCAGAGTCCTTACCTACCAGAGCTCTTGCCTCTTTCCCATCTTCTGGCAATACGTGGATTAG GTATTTGATTGAGGGAGCAACAGGCATCTTTACCGGATCCCTTTATGATGACAGCTCACTGATAAGAAAAG GAATGTATGGTGAAGGTGTTATGTACAACTCCGGCATGACAATTCTGCAAAAAAGCCATGGATACACAACAGGAGATGCTATGAAACTACCACATGAGCAGAGG ATAAACCAGAATCACATGGATGAGTTGAGTCATCAGGGTGTGTTGATCATCCGCAATCCATTCAAAGCTCTCATATCCCACCGGCACTTGGATGTTGGTGGCCACACGGGTTATGCTCCCAAGGCACACTTTGTAGGAAAAG gcTGGGCAGAGTTTGTTTCCTTGAAGATTCAGTTGTGGAGAGACTTCTATATGGACTGGCTGACGCATAGCAAACCAGAGGATATTCACATAATACATTACGAGCACCTCAAGCAGAACCCagtagaagaaatgagaaaagtaatACAGTACTTAAAACTTGTCGAGAACTCAGATCGTCTCTATTGTCTTGGTCAGCACACTGATGGCCTTTTTAAGAGGAAGCCATCCAAAAATGTGCCTCTAGACCTTAACCCATATACTCGTGAACTGAAAGATCTCATCTATGAAGCCATCGATGAACTTAATAATATCCTTCAAGAAAAGGGCAAAGAACAACTACCCCTTGATGTCTATGAACTTTATGATCGCCATGAGGCAGAAGTTGCGAGGTACCTTAGAGCACATTCAAAGAATAGCTAA
- the LOC113813497 gene encoding uncharacterized protein, giving the protein MKNQKPVAEIPKQNVNWDWIGKNVKYMTDVLSQAGNLPLDTACTAQELYLSAVERTANAGKQFAGSDKIQCQRCSSPWIAGYFTTRLLSSPRQAKKIRALLKKNKKKKKINRRESRLISAHYARKNILELKCLVCRDKHIEMYKIPYKRVFESEISVEPEPVETTKKKKKKKRKKEVNAGLRLPGTKVEEPKHCDDKTLKNQIEKNESSEAMEIGNGDDTENQRCKTTETVSSMTEDVESETDRQSELPEDSLSKRISNSLASLKSDTSNMNSLKVQKPASKARKASKLNTKTVPLNEPTKNAFPRMKNQRPKNLPSKTVSVRSNPVVQSKKEVQAKIAGLKSAVVKDQMKTGNSLGNFLKSLF; this is encoded by the exons ATGAAAAATCAAAAACCTGTAGCAGAAATTCCCAAACAAAATGTTAACTGGGACTGGATTGGCAAGAATGTTAAATATATGACAGATGTCCTCTCACAGGCAGGAAACTTACCTTTGGACACTGCCTGCACTGCCCAGGAATTGTATTTGTCAGCTGTAGAAAGGACAGCAAATGCAG GAAAGCAGTTTGCAGGAAGTGATAAAATCCAGTGTCAGAGATGCAGCTCTCCATGGATTGCAGGTTATTTCACAACTCGACTGCTCAGTTCCCCCCGACAGGCAAAGAAAATAAGAGCCTTGctcaagaagaacaaaaagaaaaagaagataaatcgaCGTGAGAGTAGGTTGATATCAGCGCATTATGCTAGAAAAAATATTTTGGAATTGAAATGCCTTGTTTGTAGGGATAAACATATTGAAATGTATAAAATACCCTACAAAAGAGTATTTGAAAGTGAGATAAGCGTTGAACCAGAGCCTGtagaaaccacaaaaaagaagaagaagaagaagaggaagaaggaggtgaatgCAGGTTTGCGTCTCCCAGGCACAAAGGTAGAAGAACCTAAACACTGTGATGACAAGACATTAAAGAATCagattgaaaaaaatgaaagctcTGAAGCTATGGAAATAGGGAATGGAGATGATACAGAAAATCAAAGATGTAAAACCACAGAAACAGTGAGTTCGATGACAGAGGATGTAGAAAGTGAGACTGACAGACAGTCAGAATTACCAGAGGACAGTTTGTCTAAAAGAATTTCGAATAGTTTAGCTAGTCTTAAATCAGATACTTCAAACATGAATTCTCTTAAAGTGCAGAAACCTGCCAGTAAAGCAAGGAAAGCAAGTAAATTGAACACTAAAACCGTACCATTAAATGAACCTACAAAAAATGCTTTTCCTCGTATGAAGAACCAACGGCCCAAGAATCTTCCATCAAAAACTGTAAGTGTTCGTTCAAACCCTGTGGTGCAAAGCAAGAAAGAAGTCCAAGCCAAAATTGCTGGGCTAAAGAGCGCAGTGGTGAAAGACCAGATGAAGACAGGGAACAGCCTCGGTAATTTCTTGAAAAGTTTGTTCTAG